A stretch of Pseudomonas sp. LS.1a DNA encodes these proteins:
- a CDS encoding ATP-dependent Clp protease proteolytic subunit codes for MARHIVHFTGPINSSTCGNLINTCSRALQQGAEVLQLNIATMGGECSYGFTLYNFLRALPVEVHTHNLGTVESMGNILFLAGDRRTACSCSKFLFHPFHWTLHGSVDHSRMAEYAMSLDYDLRLYAQIVAERTEGAAEVLDVPRYLMAYPRILGPREALESGMIQAIDEMPIELEACHWSVHA; via the coding sequence ATGGCCAGACATATCGTCCACTTCACCGGGCCGATCAATTCGTCCACCTGTGGCAACCTGATCAACACCTGTTCGCGGGCGTTGCAGCAGGGCGCCGAGGTCCTGCAGCTGAACATCGCCACCATGGGCGGCGAGTGCAGTTACGGGTTTACCTTGTACAACTTTCTGCGGGCATTACCGGTCGAGGTGCATACCCACAACCTGGGCACGGTGGAATCCATGGGCAACATCCTGTTCCTGGCCGGGGACCGGCGCACGGCGTGCAGTTGCAGCAAGTTCCTGTTCCATCCTTTCCACTGGACCTTGCACGGCTCGGTGGACCATTCACGCATGGCCGAATATGCGATGAGCCTGGACTATGACCTGCGGCTGTATGCACAGATCGTCGCCGAGCGGACCGAGGGCGCGGCCGAGGTACTGGATGTGCCGCGCTACCTGATGGCCTACCCGCGCATACTCGGGCCACGGGAAGCCCTGGAGAGCGGCATGATCCAGGCCATTGACGAGATGCCGATCGAGCTGGAGGCGTGTCATTGGAGTGTGCATGCCTAG
- a CDS encoding DUF6555 family protein encodes MPSPQLYIIDYQLHGQPRSFIIRLEQLDNVEAWHWASCDAGIGIIPRFGREKIRKVSRPMAERYGITAVSWRVSGSKPNPSAGGPAATM; translated from the coding sequence ATGCCTAGCCCACAGCTCTACATCATCGATTACCAGCTGCATGGCCAGCCGCGCAGTTTCATCATCCGCCTGGAGCAGCTGGACAATGTCGAGGCCTGGCATTGGGCAAGTTGCGATGCGGGCATCGGCATCATTCCCAGGTTCGGCCGGGAGAAGATAAGGAAAGTCAGCAGGCCAATGGCAGAGCGCTACGGGATTACCGCAGTGAGCTGGCGGGTGTCGGGGAGCAAGCCGAACCCGTCGGCGGGGGGGCCGGCGGCGACAATGTGA
- a CDS encoding low affinity iron permease family protein, producing the protein MKFDRFAQWLANWSGRPLTFGIACLLILSWALTGPLFGFNDTWQLVINTSTTIITFLMVFLIQNTQNRDNDELHIKIDELLRTTQRAHKALLDLEDMDPAELHALRKQYRQMAGQGDDAQKTKE; encoded by the coding sequence ATGAAATTCGACCGTTTTGCCCAGTGGCTGGCCAATTGGTCCGGCCGCCCGCTGACCTTCGGCATCGCCTGCCTGCTGATCCTGAGCTGGGCATTGACCGGGCCGTTGTTCGGCTTCAACGACACCTGGCAACTGGTGATCAACACCTCGACCACCATCATCACCTTCCTCATGGTGTTCCTCATCCAGAACACCCAGAACCGCGACAACGACGAACTGCACATCAAGATCGACGAACTGCTGCGCACCACGCAACGGGCGCACAAAGCGCTGCTGGACCTTGAAGACATGGACCCGGCCGAGTTGCATGCCTTGCGCAAGCAGTACCGGCAGATGGCCGGGCAGGGTGACGATGCGCAGAAGACCAAGGAATGA
- a CDS encoding DUF72 domain-containing protein: METSRAAKFNAVWPFPLVNRAEPWPLFTSRTFRVTEQGPGNEEGSVSDIRIGISGWRYGPWRKDFYPKGLPQDDELAFASRAVNSIEINGSFYSLQTPERYQGWRDDTPPGFVFAVKAPRYITHVRRLRDIEEPMANFFASGPLLLGKKLGPFLWQFPPNMKFDEARFSRFLELLPHSRKAARDCALGCAQRLRDNGSTDIKGNARLRHAVEIRNESFLCEAFIKLLRKHRVALVVADSAGKWPYVEDVTADFVYMRLHGDVELYSSGYTAQALRRWKQRIQHWSQGRQADDAQLVVPGPPPRRATRDVYCYFDNDQKVHAPYDARRLLQKLSLDHELMTEPGVVPEVAL, from the coding sequence GTGGAAACGTCGCGCGCTGCAAAGTTCAACGCGGTATGGCCTTTTCCGTTGGTCAACCGTGCTGAACCCTGGCCGCTGTTCACCAGTCGCACCTTCAGAGTGACCGAACAAGGACCCGGTAATGAGGAAGGCAGCGTGAGCGATATCCGCATCGGCATCTCCGGTTGGCGCTACGGTCCGTGGCGCAAGGATTTCTACCCGAAGGGCCTGCCCCAGGACGACGAACTGGCGTTCGCTTCGCGGGCGGTCAACAGCATCGAGATCAACGGCTCGTTCTACAGCCTGCAAACGCCCGAACGCTACCAGGGCTGGCGTGACGACACCCCGCCCGGCTTCGTGTTCGCGGTCAAGGCCCCGCGTTACATCACCCATGTGCGTCGGCTAAGGGATATCGAAGAACCCATGGCCAATTTCTTCGCTTCCGGGCCGCTGCTGCTCGGCAAGAAGCTAGGGCCATTCCTCTGGCAGTTTCCACCGAACATGAAGTTCGACGAGGCCCGCTTCAGCCGTTTTCTCGAGCTGCTGCCACACAGCCGCAAGGCCGCCCGCGACTGCGCGCTGGGGTGTGCGCAACGCCTGAGGGACAACGGCAGTACCGATATCAAGGGCAACGCACGGCTACGCCACGCCGTGGAAATTCGTAATGAGAGTTTTTTGTGCGAAGCCTTCATCAAGCTGCTGCGCAAACACCGGGTGGCGCTGGTGGTGGCCGACAGCGCCGGGAAATGGCCTTACGTCGAAGATGTCACCGCCGACTTCGTGTACATGCGCCTGCATGGCGATGTCGAGCTGTACAGCAGTGGCTATACCGCCCAGGCGCTGCGGCGCTGGAAGCAGCGCATCCAGCACTGGAGCCAGGGGCGGCAGGCCGACGATGCCCAGCTGGTCGTGCCGGGGCCGCCACCACGGCGCGCGACCCGTGACGTCTACTGCTATTTCGACAACGACCAGAAAGTCCATGCACCCTATGACGCCCGGCGCCTGCTGCAGAAGCTGTCGCTGGACCATGAGCTGATGACCGAGCCTGGCGTGGTGCCGGAGGTGGCGCTGTGA
- the paaZ gene encoding phenylacetic acid degradation bifunctional protein PaaZ produces the protein MSAAPTLQSFIAGRWLGQQGAQALRSALDGHVLAYSHEERPDFAEAVDFARGRGLAALMAMDFQQRAARLKALALYLAERKEQLYALSHHSGATRADSWIDIEGGNATLFSYAGIGSRELPSGNLVHEGPAIPLGKQGHFAGSHILVPRAGVAVHINAFNFPIWGMLEKFAPTFLAGMPCIVKPATSTSYLTEAVVRLMNASGLLPEGSLQLVIGSTGDLLDRLQGQDVVTFTGSADTAARLRVTPNLVRNSVPFTAEADSLNCAILGPDVTPDSEEFDLYIKEVVREMTTKAGQKCTAIRRAIVPARHIDAVATRLRERLSKVVVGDPSLEGVRMGALASHDQQHDVAERVRSLLQSCDQLFGASDGFAPRGEGVAEGAFFAPTLLQARDPHAEGGAHDIEAFGPVSTLMAYDDLDEALALAARGKGSLVATLVTADRSVAAKAIPVAAAWHGRLLVLDSEAAKESTGHGSPLPQLKHGGPGRAGGGEELGGLRAVKHYLQRAAVQGSPSMLTAVTGEYVRGGEVIETEVHPFRRYFEQLRIGESLLTHRRTVTEADLVNFGCLSGDHFYMHFDEIAAKQSQFGKRIAHGYFVLSAAAGLFVSPGEGPVLANYGLDTLRFINPVGIGDTIQARLTCKRKIDQGKTSPLGQPQGVVAWDVEVTNQLGELVASYDILTLVLKKP, from the coding sequence ATGTCTGCCGCCCCTACCCTGCAAAGCTTCATCGCTGGCCGCTGGCTTGGCCAGCAAGGCGCCCAGGCCCTGCGCAGCGCCCTGGACGGCCACGTCCTGGCCTACAGCCACGAAGAACGTCCGGATTTCGCCGAGGCCGTGGACTTTGCCCGCGGCCGTGGCCTGGCCGCGCTGATGGCCATGGACTTCCAGCAACGCGCTGCCCGCCTGAAGGCGCTGGCCCTGTACCTGGCCGAGCGCAAGGAACAGCTCTACGCCCTGTCCCACCACAGCGGCGCCACCCGTGCCGACAGCTGGATCGACATCGAAGGCGGCAACGCCACGCTGTTCTCCTATGCAGGTATTGGCAGCCGTGAGTTGCCGTCGGGCAACCTGGTGCACGAAGGCCCGGCGATCCCGCTGGGCAAGCAAGGCCATTTTGCCGGCAGCCACATCCTGGTGCCGCGCGCCGGCGTGGCGGTGCACATCAACGCCTTCAACTTCCCCATCTGGGGCATGCTGGAGAAGTTCGCCCCGACCTTCCTGGCGGGCATGCCGTGCATCGTCAAGCCTGCGACCTCGACCAGCTACCTGACCGAGGCCGTGGTGCGGCTGATGAACGCATCCGGCCTGTTGCCCGAAGGCAGCCTGCAACTGGTGATCGGCAGCACCGGCGACCTGCTCGACCGCCTGCAAGGCCAGGACGTGGTGACCTTCACCGGTTCAGCCGACACCGCCGCCAGGTTGCGCGTCACACCGAACCTGGTCCGCAACTCGGTGCCGTTCACCGCCGAAGCCGATTCGCTGAACTGCGCCATCCTCGGCCCGGACGTGACCCCCGACAGCGAAGAGTTCGACCTGTACATCAAGGAGGTGGTCCGCGAAATGACCACCAAGGCCGGGCAGAAATGCACCGCCATCCGCCGCGCCATCGTACCGGCCAGGCACATCGACGCCGTTGCCACACGCCTGCGCGAGCGGCTGAGCAAGGTGGTGGTCGGTGACCCGTCGCTGGAGGGTGTGCGCATGGGCGCCCTGGCATCCCACGACCAGCAACACGATGTGGCCGAGCGGGTGCGCAGCCTGCTGCAGAGCTGCGACCAACTGTTCGGCGCCAGCGACGGTTTCGCACCGCGTGGCGAGGGTGTGGCCGAGGGCGCGTTCTTCGCCCCGACCCTGCTGCAGGCCCGTGACCCGCATGCCGAAGGCGGTGCCCATGATATCGAAGCGTTCGGCCCGGTCAGCACGCTGATGGCCTATGACGACCTCGATGAAGCCCTGGCGCTGGCCGCGCGTGGCAAAGGCAGCCTGGTGGCGACCCTGGTCACCGCCGACCGTAGCGTAGCGGCCAAGGCCATCCCGGTGGCCGCTGCCTGGCATGGCCGGCTGCTGGTACTCGACAGCGAGGCGGCCAAGGAATCCACGGGGCATGGCTCGCCATTGCCACAACTCAAGCACGGCGGCCCGGGCCGCGCTGGTGGTGGTGAAGAGTTGGGTGGCCTGCGTGCGGTCAAGCATTACCTGCAACGCGCTGCAGTACAGGGTTCGCCGAGCATGCTCACGGCGGTAACCGGCGAATACGTGCGCGGTGGCGAAGTGATCGAAACCGAAGTACACCCGTTCCGCCGCTATTTCGAGCAACTGCGCATCGGCGAGTCGCTGCTCACCCACCGCCGTACCGTGACCGAAGCCGACCTGGTCAACTTCGGCTGCCTGTCGGGCGACCATTTCTACATGCACTTCGACGAGATCGCCGCCAAGCAATCGCAGTTCGGCAAGCGCATCGCCCACGGCTACTTCGTGTTGTCGGCAGCGGCCGGGCTGTTCGTCTCGCCAGGTGAAGGCCCGGTACTGGCCAACTACGGCCTGGATACCCTGCGCTTCATCAACCCGGTGGGCATCGGCGACACCATCCAGGCACGCCTGACCTGCAAGCGCAAGATCGACCAGGGCAAGACCAGCCCGCTGGGCCAGCCCCAGGGCGTGGTGGCGTGGGATGTGGAGGTGACCAACCAGTTGGGTGAACTGGTCGCCAGCTACGACATCCTCACCCTGGTGCTGAAAAAGCCCTGA
- a CDS encoding OprD family porin, producing MNRTHFISAAWLATLALPMPAMADFIGDSHARLELRNHYLNRDFRQSNAPQAKAEEWGQGFTAKLESGFTEGPVGFGVDAMGQLGIKLDSSRDRRNTGLLPFGPNSHEPVDDYSELGLTGKVRVSKSTLRLGTLQPILPVVVYNDTRLLASTFQGGLLTSQDLAGLTFNAGRLTKANLRDSSGRDDIGYGAASSDHLDFGGGSYALTPQTSVSYYYAKLEDIYRQQFVGLIDTRPLGEGLSLRTDLRYFDSRNDGAERAGNIDNRNFNAMFTLGVRAHKFTATWQQMSGDSAFPFVNGGDPFTVNLVTYNTFTRAGLDSWQVRYDYDFVAMGIPGLSFMTRYTDGRHAETATVSNGRERERDTDITYVIQSGPFKDVSLRWRNVTFRSGNGLTNAVDENRLIIGYTVALW from the coding sequence ATGAACCGCACGCACTTCATTTCGGCCGCCTGGCTGGCCACCCTCGCCCTGCCGATGCCGGCCATGGCGGATTTCATCGGCGACAGCCACGCCCGGCTGGAGCTGCGCAACCACTACCTCAATCGCGACTTCCGTCAGAGCAATGCACCGCAGGCCAAGGCCGAGGAATGGGGCCAGGGCTTTACCGCCAAGCTGGAGTCGGGCTTCACCGAAGGCCCGGTCGGTTTTGGTGTCGACGCCATGGGCCAACTGGGCATCAAGCTCGACTCCAGCCGCGACCGCCGCAATACCGGCCTGCTGCCCTTCGGCCCGAACAGCCATGAACCGGTCGATGACTACAGCGAACTGGGCCTGACCGGCAAGGTGCGGGTGTCCAAGAGCACCCTGCGCCTGGGCACCTTGCAACCGATCCTGCCGGTGGTGGTGTACAACGACACCCGCCTGCTCGCCTCCACCTTCCAGGGCGGCCTGCTCACCAGCCAGGACCTGGCCGGCCTGACCTTCAACGCCGGCCGCCTGACCAAGGCCAACCTGCGTGATTCCTCGGGCCGCGACGACATCGGCTATGGCGCCGCCAGCAGCGACCACCTGGACTTCGGCGGCGGCAGCTACGCCCTCACCCCGCAAACCAGCGTCAGCTACTACTACGCCAAGCTCGAGGACATCTACCGCCAGCAGTTCGTCGGCCTGATCGATACCCGCCCGCTGGGTGAAGGCCTGAGCCTGCGCACCGACCTGCGCTACTTCGACAGCCGCAACGACGGTGCCGAACGCGCTGGCAACATCGACAACCGCAACTTCAACGCCATGTTCACCCTCGGCGTACGGGCCCACAAGTTCACCGCCACCTGGCAGCAGATGTCCGGCGACAGTGCCTTCCCGTTCGTGAACGGCGGCGACCCGTTCACCGTCAACCTGGTGACCTACAACACCTTTACCCGCGCCGGGCTGGACTCCTGGCAGGTGCGCTACGACTACGACTTCGTCGCCATGGGCATCCCTGGCCTGAGCTTCATGACCCGCTACACCGATGGCCGCCACGCCGAAACCGCCACCGTCAGCAATGGCCGTGAGCGCGAGCGCGACACCGACATCACCTATGTCATCCAGAGCGGCCCGTTCAAGGACGTCAGCCTGCGCTGGCGCAACGTCACCTTCCGTTCCGGCAATGGCCTGACCAACGCCGTGGACGAAAACCGCCTGATCATCGGCTATACCGTGGCGCTGTGGTAA